A portion of the Roseovarius sp. SCSIO 43702 genome contains these proteins:
- a CDS encoding phage portal protein — translation MRMGILDIFRRSDAADQTDVRAMAGDAAIFTGFDDPAFYEFLRSGGSALTASGATITVREAMRNTTVLRCVSLIAFSIGMLPLHLQRKADKAKADDHPLFRVLHRKPNAWQTAFEFRSLMQQRALTDGDAFALIVRSGNKVTQLVPLGGDRVQVRQRDDWALEYPVDRGKNGTRVVPQGDMFHLRYGLSADGITGLSLVRQAAEAIGLAQQAERAAARMFRNGMIIGGALKHPGKLSPEAYARLKAGMNEDAGAENAHKWKILEEGMELQPFSQTGQQGQAIEQRKHQIEEAARPFGVPRPLLGVDDTSWGSGIDVLGQFFVRYSLNPWFEAWQQAIERSLLTDAEADFYEAKFNAGALLRGSMKDQAEFFAKGLGSGGHTPWLHPDEPREWMDMPARDDLPPAPGQQTGGLNDPDNYVSV, via the coding sequence ATGCGCATGGGTATTTTGGACATCTTCCGCCGCAGCGATGCAGCGGACCAGACAGATGTGCGCGCTATGGCCGGCGATGCTGCAATCTTCACCGGCTTTGATGATCCGGCCTTCTATGAGTTCCTGCGCAGCGGTGGCAGCGCGCTGACGGCCTCGGGCGCAACGATCACGGTCAGGGAGGCAATGCGCAACACCACCGTTCTGCGCTGCGTCTCCCTGATTGCCTTCTCGATCGGCATGCTGCCGCTGCATCTGCAACGGAAAGCCGACAAGGCCAAAGCCGATGACCACCCGCTGTTTCGGGTGCTGCACCGCAAGCCGAATGCCTGGCAGACCGCCTTCGAGTTCCGCAGCCTGATGCAGCAGCGGGCACTGACGGATGGCGATGCCTTCGCGCTGATCGTGCGCAGCGGCAACAAGGTGACCCAACTTGTCCCGCTGGGCGGCGACCGGGTGCAGGTCCGCCAGCGCGATGATTGGGCATTGGAATATCCCGTGGACCGGGGAAAGAACGGCACCCGCGTTGTGCCGCAGGGGGACATGTTCCATCTGCGCTACGGGCTCTCGGCGGATGGCATCACCGGGCTGTCGCTGGTGCGCCAGGCGGCGGAAGCCATCGGGCTGGCGCAGCAGGCCGAGCGGGCGGCGGCCCGGATGTTCCGCAACGGGATGATCATCGGCGGCGCGCTCAAGCATCCCGGCAAGCTGTCGCCGGAAGCCTACGCGCGTCTCAAGGCGGGGATGAATGAGGATGCCGGGGCAGAGAATGCCCATAAATGGAAAATCCTCGAGGAAGGCATGGAATTGCAGCCTTTCTCGCAGACAGGGCAGCAGGGTCAGGCGATCGAGCAGCGCAAACACCAGATCGAGGAAGCGGCACGGCCCTTCGGCGTCCCGCGCCCGCTCTTGGGCGTCGATGACACGTCCTGGGGCAGCGGCATCGACGTTCTGGGCCAGTTCTTCGTGCGCTACAGCCTCAACCCGTGGTTCGAGGCCTGGCAGCAGGCGATCGAGCGTTCGCTGCTGACGGATGCGGAAGCCGACTTCTATGAGGCGAAGTTCAACGCGGGTGCGCTGCTGCGTGGCTCGATGAAGGATCAGGCGGAGTTCTTCGCGAAAGGCCTTGGCTCGGGCGGCCACACGCCATGGCTGCACCCGGACGAGCCGCGCGAGTGGATGGACATGCCTGCGCGGGACGATCTGCCGCCCGCGCCGGGACAACAGACAGGAGGGCTGAATGATCCTGACAATTACGTATCCGTTTGA
- a CDS encoding head maturation protease, ClpP-related, with amino-acid sequence MSLRKLPEIQAVRLPSVCAFEPDPDALERWNAAIVAQDSGAATISILDMIGEDDWIGGGVTAKRVSAALRSIGARDVRVDINSPGGDFFEGVAIYNALRAHPHKVSVRILGVAASAASVIAMAGDDVQIGKAGFLMLHNAWAMTIGNRHDMAEAARILEPFDAAMAAVYAERSGQDVAKAAEWMDAETWFGGDAAVEAGLADSLLPADAVTEDKTKAEALLGVNATRRIDARLAKTGMPRSERRALLADAKRGMSGAALTATQDAGDIAALIQGLRKTIST; translated from the coding sequence ATGAGCCTGCGTAAACTTCCCGAAATTCAGGCCGTGCGCCTGCCGAGTGTCTGCGCGTTCGAGCCGGACCCGGATGCGCTGGAGCGTTGGAACGCGGCGATCGTGGCGCAGGACAGCGGCGCGGCGACGATCTCGATCCTCGACATGATCGGAGAGGATGACTGGATTGGCGGCGGCGTGACCGCCAAGCGGGTTTCGGCGGCGCTGCGGAGCATCGGTGCGCGCGACGTGCGCGTGGATATCAACAGCCCCGGCGGCGATTTCTTCGAGGGCGTGGCGATCTACAATGCTCTACGCGCGCATCCGCACAAGGTTTCGGTGCGCATTCTCGGTGTCGCGGCCTCGGCGGCATCGGTGATCGCGATGGCCGGGGATGATGTCCAGATCGGCAAGGCCGGGTTCCTGATGCTCCACAACGCTTGGGCCATGACCATCGGCAACCGGCACGACATGGCAGAGGCCGCGCGCATCCTTGAGCCGTTCGATGCGGCAATGGCGGCGGTCTATGCGGAGCGATCCGGGCAGGATGTGGCGAAGGCCGCAGAGTGGATGGACGCCGAGACATGGTTCGGCGGCGATGCGGCGGTCGAGGCCGGGCTGGCCGATAGCCTGCTGCCGGCCGATGCCGTGACAGAGGACAAGACGAAGGCTGAGGCTTTGCTGGGGGTGAATGCCACCCGCCGCATCGATGCCCGCCTTGCGAAGACAGGAATGCCGAGGTCGGAACGCCGTGCGCTTCTGGCCGATGCAAAAAGGGGCATGTCTGGCGCTGCCCTGACTGCCACGCAGGACGCTGGTGACATCGCGGCCCTGATCCAGGGGCTGCGCAAGACCATCTCAACATAG
- a CDS encoding phage major capsid protein, translating into MTKFMTPAKARGIVAVRAEAPADIKVLLDGLQKDWKAFKDAQAEKDCEVKARFDDVVTTEKFERINASVGELQAAVDQANAQIAAMSISGTGSDGVRDQEYSDAFRAHFRKGEVQASLNKGTDSEGGYLAPVEWDRTITDKLVEVSPMRSIASVQSISTAGFKKLFNLRGTGSGWVGETAARPETTTPTFGEMSFAPGEIYANPAATQAMLDDAEVDLEAWIAGEVQTEFAKQEGLAFVSGNGTNKPAGFLTFAAGAGNAATNPLGAIAVKTAASATALDEDELLDLIYGVPSSYTDGARFVMNRTTMGVARKLRDNDGRQLWQPSMQAGQPSQLLGYPVTEMADMPDIATGTTPIAFGNFARAYLIVDRTGVRVQRDPFTQKPYVLFYTTKRVGGGVVDPQGLHILKML; encoded by the coding sequence ATGACCAAGTTCATGACACCCGCGAAAGCTCGCGGGATCGTCGCCGTGCGTGCGGAAGCTCCCGCCGATATCAAGGTGCTGCTGGACGGCCTGCAAAAGGACTGGAAGGCATTCAAGGACGCGCAGGCGGAGAAGGACTGCGAGGTCAAAGCCAGGTTCGACGATGTGGTGACGACCGAGAAGTTCGAGCGGATCAATGCCAGTGTTGGCGAGCTTCAGGCGGCGGTCGATCAGGCCAATGCGCAGATCGCGGCAATGTCGATCAGCGGCACCGGTTCGGACGGCGTGAGGGATCAGGAATATTCCGACGCTTTTCGCGCGCACTTCCGCAAGGGCGAAGTGCAGGCCAGCCTGAACAAGGGCACCGATTCCGAGGGCGGCTATCTGGCGCCGGTGGAATGGGACCGCACCATCACCGACAAGCTGGTGGAAGTGTCGCCCATGCGCTCGATTGCGTCGGTGCAGTCGATCTCGACGGCTGGCTTCAAGAAGCTGTTCAACCTGCGTGGCACCGGTTCCGGCTGGGTTGGCGAGACGGCAGCGCGGCCCGAAACGACCACTCCGACCTTCGGGGAAATGTCGTTCGCGCCGGGCGAAATCTATGCCAACCCTGCGGCCACGCAGGCGATGCTGGATGATGCCGAGGTCGATCTGGAGGCGTGGATCGCCGGCGAGGTGCAGACCGAGTTCGCCAAACAGGAAGGCCTGGCATTCGTGTCCGGCAACGGAACGAACAAGCCCGCCGGTTTCCTGACCTTTGCGGCCGGCGCGGGCAATGCGGCAACCAACCCGCTCGGGGCGATCGCGGTGAAGACCGCCGCGTCCGCAACGGCGCTGGATGAGGACGAACTTCTCGACCTGATCTATGGCGTGCCGAGCAGCTACACCGATGGCGCGCGGTTCGTCATGAACCGCACCACCATGGGCGTGGCGCGCAAGCTGCGGGACAATGACGGGCGTCAACTTTGGCAGCCGTCGATGCAGGCAGGGCAACCGTCGCAACTGCTGGGCTATCCGGTGACGGAGATGGCGGACATGCCTGACATTGCAACCGGCACCACGCCGATTGCGTTCGGCAACTTCGCCCGCGCCTATCTGATCGTGGATCGCACCGGCGTGCGCGTCCAGCGCGACCCGTTCACGCAGAAGCCGTATGTCTTGTTTTACACGACAAAGCGTGTCGGCGGCGGCGTGGTCGATCCGCAGGGCCTGCACATCCTCAAGATGCTGTAA
- a CDS encoding head-tail connector protein, translating into MRPVRITAPSALPVTLQEAKEHTIIDFADDDALVERLIMAATDHLDGYGGILGRCIISQEWRQDYTGWASCLRLPFPNVSAAAVEYTDEGGNPQTVPPSEFEVIEDARGARLQFADGFTQTAHDGRVSVVFTAGYGTAADVPADIKAAICMLVAHWYDERHAASDKTMRPVPFAVDALLAKHRWVIP; encoded by the coding sequence ATGCGTCCGGTCCGCATAACCGCGCCGTCTGCGCTGCCCGTGACCCTGCAGGAGGCGAAAGAGCATACGATTATCGACTTCGCCGATGATGATGCGCTGGTGGAGCGCCTTATCATGGCCGCGACGGATCACCTGGACGGCTACGGCGGCATCCTCGGGCGGTGCATCATCAGCCAAGAGTGGCGGCAGGACTACACGGGCTGGGCGTCCTGCCTGCGTCTGCCGTTTCCGAATGTATCGGCAGCGGCGGTCGAATACACGGACGAGGGCGGAAATCCGCAGACTGTGCCGCCGTCCGAGTTCGAAGTGATCGAGGACGCACGCGGGGCGCGGCTGCAGTTTGCGGACGGGTTCACGCAGACTGCGCATGACGGTCGCGTAAGCGTCGTTTTCACAGCGGGCTACGGCACGGCGGCGGATGTGCCTGCCGATATCAAGGCGGCGATCTGCATGCTGGTGGCGCATTGGTATGATGAACGTCACGCGGCATCTGACAAGACCATGCGCCCGGTTCCGTTCGCCGTGGACGCGCTGTTGGCCAAACATCGCTGGGTGATCCCGTGA
- a CDS encoding head-tail adaptor protein → MNLFDYLAFDEPFSEADPFGGTTEGWAEVFQARATIIYQRGGESVEAARLAGRSIYKVRIRQSADARRVTTEHHRGRCDHRSEMGVDRDRGVTVLIASTRANQT, encoded by the coding sequence GTGAACCTGTTCGATTACCTCGCCTTTGATGAGCCCTTCAGCGAAGCCGACCCCTTCGGCGGAACAACCGAGGGCTGGGCAGAGGTTTTCCAGGCGCGCGCGACCATCATCTACCAGCGCGGCGGCGAAAGCGTCGAGGCTGCGCGGCTGGCGGGACGGTCGATCTACAAGGTGAGGATCCGGCAATCGGCCGATGCGCGCCGTGTTACGACGGAACATCACCGAGGTCGATGCGATCACCGATCGGAAATGGGTGTGGATCGTGATCGAGGCGTAACGGTCTTGATCGCCAGCACCCGTGCCAACCAGACCTGA
- a CDS encoding DUF6127 family protein: MLARAAEEGAKRALADVGLDGHEAALDIRDLRSLVDCLRLVRRTAMQTAVRMITTGVMLALLAGIAIKLKIFGGGP, translated from the coding sequence ATGCTCGCGCGCGCCGCTGAGGAAGGCGCGAAGCGGGCCCTCGCGGACGTCGGCCTGGACGGCCACGAGGCAGCGCTCGATATCCGTGACCTGCGCTCCCTGGTGGATTGCCTTCGTCTGGTCCGCCGCACCGCCATGCAGACCGCCGTTCGCATGATCACCACCGGCGTTATGCTGGCGCTGCTCGCGGGCATAGCCATCAAGCTCAAGATTTTCGGCGGCGGCCCTTAG
- a CDS encoding D-Ala-D-Ala carboxypeptidase family metallohydrolase codes for MSTTFYDHWQDVPDGSWRWPNFSPAEIACRGTGKLLVNEPALDKLQALRDRLGKPLIVRSAYRSPEHNRAVGGATRSKHLDGAAFDIAMANHDPVAFEAAAREVGFLGFGFYPRSGFMHIDLGPARQWGERFPTRSVPFAAETPPAREALAQSRTMKGGGAAGVATLGAAGVEVAQQVLTETQTAILPLVPYLDTLRWVFIAVALGGIAITIYARLDDWKRRRR; via the coding sequence ATGAGCACGACGTTTTACGACCATTGGCAAGATGTGCCGGATGGCAGTTGGCGCTGGCCGAACTTTTCGCCCGCCGAGATCGCCTGCCGAGGCACTGGCAAGCTGCTGGTCAACGAGCCTGCGCTCGACAAGCTGCAGGCCCTCCGCGACCGGCTGGGCAAGCCGCTGATCGTGCGTTCCGCCTATCGCAGCCCCGAGCACAACCGCGCGGTCGGTGGCGCGACCCGCTCCAAGCACCTCGACGGCGCTGCATTCGACATCGCCATGGCGAACCACGATCCCGTGGCGTTCGAGGCGGCGGCGCGCGAGGTGGGGTTCCTAGGCTTCGGCTTCTACCCGCGATCGGGGTTCATGCATATCGACCTCGGGCCCGCACGCCAGTGGGGCGAGCGGTTCCCCACACGATCGGTTCCGTTCGCGGCCGAGACCCCGCCGGCGCGCGAGGCTCTGGCGCAGAGCCGCACCATGAAGGGCGGTGGCGCTGCGGGAGTCGCGACGCTCGGGGCGGCCGGCGTCGAGGTGGCGCAACAGGTTCTGACCGAGACGCAGACCGCAATCCTGCCGCTGGTCCCGTACCTCGATACGCTCCGCTGGGTGTTCATCGCCGTGGCGCTCGGTGGGATCGCGATCACGATCTACGCCCGCCTCGACGACTGGAAACGGCGGCGGCGATGA
- a CDS encoding S1C family serine protease produces the protein MLERTLETIRMFSNAGKWRAFLIGAVLAGTGAILVLEEPWRSSAPREIAPRGDLAPQEETTIALFEVARNSVVSITTEERVLDPWSRRAVDVPRGTGSGFVWDDRGHIVTNNHVVSGASGARVRLADGRILEAELVGTAPQHDLAVLRIDAGTDAPPPLPIGESETLRVGQSVLAIGNPFGLDWTLTTGIVSALDREIPTRGGATIEGLIQTDAAINPGNSGGPIIDSAGRLIGVNTAIFSPSGSSAGIGFAVPVDTVNRVVPQLIETGTYRPPVLGIRHSDRINRLAAMQGLEGVLVLGVEPGSPAASAGLRAARQDASGRLVPGDIVVGIGDRDIAGSADLSDALDAYAPGETITIRVLRDGTTVDVPATLADPRL, from the coding sequence TTGCTGGAAAGAACACTCGAGACGATCCGCATGTTCAGTAATGCTGGGAAATGGCGCGCCTTCCTGATCGGGGCCGTTTTGGCGGGCACGGGTGCAATCCTCGTCCTTGAAGAACCATGGCGCTCGTCAGCGCCTCGTGAAATCGCTCCCCGCGGCGACCTCGCGCCGCAGGAAGAGACGACCATCGCGCTCTTCGAAGTCGCTCGGAATTCTGTCGTGTCGATCACGACAGAGGAGCGCGTTCTTGATCCCTGGTCGCGGCGCGCGGTCGATGTGCCGCGTGGTACGGGCTCGGGCTTCGTCTGGGACGACCGGGGCCATATCGTGACCAACAATCATGTGGTCAGTGGCGCATCCGGAGCCCGGGTCCGCCTCGCTGACGGTCGCATATTGGAGGCAGAGCTTGTCGGGACCGCACCGCAGCACGATCTCGCCGTCCTCCGCATCGATGCGGGGACGGACGCACCGCCACCCTTGCCCATAGGCGAGAGCGAAACGCTCCGCGTCGGGCAGTCGGTCCTGGCGATCGGCAATCCCTTCGGCCTCGACTGGACGCTGACCACAGGCATCGTCTCGGCGCTCGACCGCGAGATTCCGACGCGGGGCGGTGCGACCATCGAGGGTCTGATCCAGACCGATGCCGCGATCAACCCCGGCAATTCGGGCGGGCCCATCATCGACAGCGCCGGCCGCCTCATCGGAGTGAACACCGCGATCTTCAGCCCATCGGGGTCCAGCGCCGGAATCGGGTTCGCCGTGCCGGTCGACACGGTGAACAGGGTCGTGCCGCAACTGATCGAAACAGGCACCTATCGTCCGCCTGTTCTGGGCATCCGGCATTCCGACCGCATCAATCGGCTGGCGGCGATGCAGGGGCTCGAGGGCGTCCTGGTCCTCGGCGTCGAACCGGGATCGCCGGCAGCAAGCGCCGGCCTGCGCGCGGCGCGTCAGGATGCGTCGGGACGACTTGTGCCTGGCGACATCGTCGTCGGGATTGGCGACCGGGACATCGCGGGCTCGGCCGACCTGAGCGATGCGCTCGACGCCTATGCGCCCGGCGAGACCATCACGATCCGTGTGCTTCGAGATGGCACCACAGTCGATGTCCCGGCGACCCTCGCAGATCCGCGTTTGTGA
- a CDS encoding zf-TFIIB domain-containing protein — MQCPVDGETLVIAERSGVEIDYCPKCRGVWLDRGELDKIIERAAPSAPEPVPSRESYGSRPHTSHSPHKKKKESFLGDLFDF; from the coding sequence ATGCAGTGTCCCGTGGACGGAGAAACGCTCGTGATCGCCGAGCGCAGCGGTGTCGAGATCGATTATTGCCCGAAGTGCCGGGGTGTCTGGCTCGACCGAGGCGAACTCGACAAGATCATCGAACGGGCGGCGCCGTCGGCACCCGAACCCGTCCCGTCGCGAGAGAGCTACGGTTCGCGCCCGCACACCTCGCACAGTCCACACAAGAAGAAAAAGGAATCCTTCCTCGGCGACCTGTTCGATTTCTGA
- a CDS encoding pentapeptide repeat-containing protein, translated as MIVRTTRSHRLPRFSPDAALGLLLGGLLALPMMASAQNASDRSELRSLGRCEGCSFEELDLSGRRMTSVDLSESSFTNVDFSDAELNIAIFDNARLEDVSFDSADLGGASFTGATLINVSFEGADLTAAVFEGAILEATDLQAGELCFTQMPNELTNSRDCS; from the coding sequence ATGATCGTTCGAACAACGCGTAGTCATCGCTTGCCGAGATTCAGCCCTGACGCGGCTTTGGGCTTGCTGCTTGGAGGCCTTCTGGCATTGCCGATGATGGCAAGCGCTCAGAATGCCAGCGACCGAAGTGAGTTGCGCTCGCTTGGCCGCTGTGAGGGGTGCAGTTTCGAAGAACTCGACCTGTCGGGCCGACGCATGACGAGCGTGGACCTCAGCGAGTCGAGCTTCACGAATGTCGATTTCTCGGACGCGGAGTTGAATATCGCGATCTTCGACAATGCGCGGCTCGAAGACGTGTCATTCGACTCCGCCGATCTTGGTGGCGCGAGCTTCACGGGCGCCACTCTGATCAACGTCTCGTTTGAGGGGGCGGATCTGACGGCGGCGGTATTCGAAGGTGCCATCCTCGAAGCCACCGATCTTCAAGCCGGAGAGCTTTGCTTCACCCAGATGCCGAACGAGCTGACCAACAGCAGAGATTGCAGTTGA
- a CDS encoding exopolysaccharide biosynthesis protein — MQREEGTRRRPSLSLPILRTSRSQHRAGTLTLGNLLTELGETSFGWAIVVFSLLTLLPLPPGSSLITALPLLVTTAQMVLGYPHVKLPGPLARLRLDPVKLRRTVLRLRPVTRRLERILAPRYMLLFARRNERVLGLALFVIAFALFLPVPLSGWFPAISLFVFGVGLVERDGLVAALGLIFGGASVLLTAAILSSLAAGAEAMIH; from the coding sequence ATGCAGCGCGAGGAGGGAACACGACGACGGCCGTCTCTTTCGCTGCCGATTCTGCGAACGTCCCGGAGCCAGCACAGGGCCGGCACGCTGACCCTCGGCAACCTGCTGACGGAGCTTGGCGAGACGTCCTTCGGATGGGCCATCGTGGTCTTCTCGCTGCTCACGCTGCTCCCGCTTCCGCCCGGATCGTCGCTGATCACCGCTTTACCGCTCCTCGTGACGACTGCCCAGATGGTGCTCGGCTATCCCCATGTGAAACTGCCGGGGCCACTTGCACGCCTGAGGCTGGATCCGGTCAAGCTGCGACGGACGGTGCTGCGCCTGAGGCCAGTCACGCGTAGGCTCGAGCGCATTCTTGCGCCGCGCTACATGCTGCTCTTCGCCCGGCGCAACGAGCGGGTGCTCGGCCTCGCCCTCTTCGTGATCGCCTTCGCGCTGTTTCTGCCGGTTCCCTTGAGTGGCTGGTTCCCGGCGATCTCGCTCTTCGTGTTCGGCGTCGGGCTCGTGGAGCGCGACGGGCTGGTTGCGGCGCTTGGCCTCATCTTCGGCGGCGCGTCGGTGCTCCTGACCGCTGCGATCCTTTCCTCCCTAGCTGCGGGAGCAGAGGCAATGATCCATTGA
- a CDS encoding calcium/sodium antiporter, whose product MLHDLILVAAGLVLLFVGGEGLVRGSVALAERLGISKLLIGLVIVGFGTSTPELLVSVNAAIDGAPEIALGNVVGSNIANVLLIIGVAAIIAPIVSWNRTAVREALVATLVSLATFALVQGEVITRIEGIAMLVVLAGYLFSSYWLEKRDREAKTFQHEAEEFEDIPLPRPWLAPVLAIGGIAALVFGADMLVEGAVNIARDFGVPDAVIGLSLVAIGTSLPELATAIVAAIRRHSDVVLGNVIGSNIFNILAILGVTVVIQPIEVSARFREIDTPVMLGAALLLLALLFATKSIGRLWGALMLAAYAAYMVFLFSNGAGA is encoded by the coding sequence ATGCTTCACGACCTTATCCTCGTGGCCGCCGGCCTTGTTCTTCTGTTTGTTGGCGGCGAAGGGCTCGTGCGCGGCTCGGTTGCGCTCGCTGAGCGCCTGGGCATTTCGAAGCTTCTGATCGGTCTTGTCATTGTTGGATTCGGGACATCGACACCGGAACTGCTCGTTTCGGTGAACGCAGCCATCGACGGCGCGCCGGAAATCGCGCTCGGCAACGTCGTTGGCTCCAACATCGCCAATGTCCTGCTGATTATCGGCGTGGCGGCCATCATCGCGCCGATCGTCAGCTGGAATCGGACAGCGGTGCGCGAGGCGCTGGTGGCAACCCTCGTCTCGCTGGCGACCTTTGCGCTGGTGCAGGGCGAGGTCATCACCCGCATCGAGGGTATTGCCATGCTGGTGGTCCTCGCCGGCTATCTCTTCTCCAGCTATTGGCTGGAAAAGCGGGACCGCGAGGCGAAGACGTTTCAGCATGAGGCGGAGGAGTTCGAAGACATTCCCCTGCCTCGGCCGTGGCTCGCGCCGGTTCTGGCCATCGGCGGCATCGCTGCCCTCGTGTTTGGAGCCGACATGTTGGTGGAGGGAGCGGTGAACATCGCCCGCGATTTCGGCGTGCCGGATGCCGTCATCGGCCTGTCGCTTGTGGCCATTGGCACCTCGCTGCCCGAGCTTGCCACCGCCATCGTCGCCGCGATCCGGCGCCATTCCGACGTCGTGCTGGGCAACGTGATCGGTTCGAACATCTTCAACATCCTCGCGATCCTCGGCGTCACCGTCGTGATCCAGCCCATCGAGGTCAGCGCGCGGTTCCGCGAGATCGACACGCCCGTGATGTTGGGGGCCGCCCTGTTGCTTCTTGCGTTGCTCTTTGCCACGAAGTCGATCGGCCGGCTCTGGGGTGCGCTCATGCTCGCCGCCTACGCCGCCTATATGGTGTTCCTGTTCTCGAACGGCGCAGGGGCGTGA